The genomic DNA tttctatctgacACATGTTGTCATCTCATCTCTCAATTGTGATTTTAATTGTTTTGGATGCTCTTACTGTAATCACTATTTTTGTGAATTTATTATTGCTTATCCAGTCCACCCAGACATCACCCTCAAACCAGCTTATTAAAACTACGATAATGCAGAAAACCACCATTACAAAAGTCTCGAAATCAtagggttattctctgcttttcatATCCGTGAAGAGACGTGTTGTGCTGAAATCCGACAGATTCTTGCTCCCTGCTACCTGGTTGATCCCTAAACTccacccctaaccctaatcaTAGTAGGGAGTCATTGGTCGTATCCTTAAAGGCCACACCTACCCATAACAATAACCATACTGGGGAGTCAAAAATTGGCACGATAcctgtaaaggtgtttacatatgCATGGCAAACTGATTTACCTTTTAATGCATCCAGTGTAAATCGTTGTAATTGTATTTGTACTAATATTTAAATTAGAGAGCTCTGCAATATATTTTCTACTTGTAAAAATTCCAGTTATAGAGGTCTATAATGGATTTtgtactagtaagaatttcaattacagagctctctatttCCATTTTAttagtaagaatgcaattgcaaAGCTCTACAATTGatttgcagagctctgtaatggcattttgctaattaaaaaCTCCAATTAAAGAGATCTACAATTgatttttttactagtaagaatgcaattacagagctctgcaattgcattttttacTATTAACAATTCCAATTGAGAGCTCTGCAATTcgattcttactagtaaaaagcTGATAACAGCTCTCTTACTAAATTTTTACTAGTAGGAATGTAATTGCAGAGCTCTATAATTCAATTTTAGAGCTCTGCAATTACATTCTAACTAGAAAGAGTTGCAATTAAAGAGCTCTACAattacattcttactagtaagaattccagttacagagctctgcaattaaacttttcattaatgcaattttttttaactagtAAAATTCAATTGTAAAGCTCtaaatttttaaagtaattaaaaatgaataggaGTCAATGAAAACCTACGACAAGTAAATATTCAATTGTAgtgctctgtaattggaattcctACTGGTTAAaatgcaattgtagagctctctaactggaattgttactagtaaaattgcaattatgatgaataattatcaacaaaaaaagatattttggCCTTCTTTATTTATATGCAATGCGAAATAGGGGTAAGGGACAAAAATCTACATGTGTGTGCTGATCGTTTTATTCTTATTATAGATATGTTACAACCGTTAGGATTAATATTTAGCTgcacatcaacaaggcatttccatctgcagaactgccgctcgttggatgtgttttgtttttggcaccattcatagtaaattctagagactgttgtgtgtgaaaatcccaggagatcagcagttacagaaatactcaaaccagcccatctggcatcaacaatcatccatacaattatctaattagccaatcgtgtggcagcagtgcagaaaatcattcagatatgtgtcaggagcttcagttaatgttcacatcaaccatcaaaatggggaaaaatctcagcgatttcaaccatggcatgattgttggtgccagatgggctggtttgagtatttctgtaactgctgatctcctgggattttcacacacaatagtctctagaatttactcagaatggtgccaaaaacaaaaaacatccagtgagcagcagttctgagggtggaaacatcttgttgatgagagaggtcaactgagaatggccagactggtttgaactgacaaagtctacggtaactcagataaccactctgaaaaattgtggtgagaagaatatcatctgttctgagatgcgggttggtgctgttttggtggcacgaggggggcaatattaggcaggtggttttaatgttgtggctgattggtgtatatatatatatatatatatataggcctatttttatgatttatttttatgatttaagcgtttcaatttcattaaaaaaaaagaatattttttttattttatgttgttaaagattactcaatttattttgatagaaattattttttgagtgcatgTAGTGTGGAAGGGACTAAGAAAAATCTACTTAATATAATTTCAAATTTGACCAAATAactaaaaagtttatttttgttttttcaaaacgaGACTATTTGGAGAGCAATAAGTGTCAATAGAGGGAAGTTCCAATATATACGTGTAAATGTTTAATACTTTGTTCATATCAAGTTCAGTCAAATTCTGCTCGTGTACCCTGAGGAATGTTCCAATGCagtgcaaccacccagaacagaaAAAATGTTGCAGGAGCATAATGATGCAGagtgacaaaaaaaattaaatacataaaatatttatttgtacaaaaggttCTTGTCGGTATAAAAGAATAAAATGCTACATAGGAGTACAAGGAGAGACATAAATACAAATGTGTTCCTGGTCCAATGACATACGAATAAGGCATTTGGTGTTCAAACAGtacaaacaatgtacattttgcagtgtatattAACACAATTACTGTACAAACATCTAAAAACAAAGGCGTGTTCATAATAGTTTGCATAAATGACTGATATGAGCAGGTATTGAACAGTTTACAAATACAGTTTTTTGTCTGAATTGCAGTTTAAAAATTGGTAACAAACAGGACTTTTTCACATGAGCATGGACTAACACTGCTTAAAGGGAATACAACTGTTAAAAAATCTACCgtgcaattaaaaaatatatataaaaaaataacttcactattttattttttcaggctCCTTGCGTAATAGCTTGTTGTTGGGTGTTTTAATAGCACCAACTTTGATTCACTCAAGTAAACCAAAGCATAGGACTAAATAAAGATGTAGGAAAAGCGCTGTTTAAGAGTGAACCACTATGGTGATACAGCAAGTTCAATAACAATCATTTAAAGCCTTATTGTACCTCTGTACAGTaacaaagtaataaaaaaaggaaaacaaatatgAATTGCAGCATAACCTTTGAATTACCCTCCCCAGTCTTTTCCATTAGAAAAACATATCAATTATTTGATAAAAATGCATCGACATAATCTTCAATTTGACACATTAGCAATCCTGAATGGAGCGACACACATTTAAACCAGGCATTGCAAGTGCTCATGCATATGCTTTGTGCaacgtatttaaaataaaaacaagacaaattaaataagCTGGATATTAAAGATTTAAGTGCAAGCAAATGTGTACTGCAGGCTGACCCTATAGTTAAGCTCATTCACTGATTAGAAGACAACTAGCGGGTACAATGTAATCATAACTAGtctggataaaaaataaaatcattatgtgGAAAATAGCATCAACAAACTTGTTAAACTTGAATCACATGTGTATAGCATACTAAAGCACCATAATGCCATTTGTTAAGAATACACTACACAAAAAATCTTCCAGTCATGCTTAGAAGTAGTTTGCGACTGATGGTTTCAAAATAAGGCTTTTCTGTAGCAAGAATGGCAAAGCCCatcaaacattttcagttttgagtCCTGTTGTGATGTTCCTCATCCTCTTAATACCGTTTAGTAATGTTTCTAGGTCTGAGACGGTCTGATCCGGTCATAACCAGGCATGATCAGAGGTGGAGTAGCTGTGGTCCGCCTCGGCGTGTGATGAGCCCAAACCATCTGACTCCAGAGTCCACACAATACTCTCCACATCTATCTCGACGTCCTCTGCAATTTACAATCAAATATTAACATATCATTACTCGTGTGATTATGTACTTACACTATAACCTACTACAAAAAACGATTTTGATTTAGATCGATCTGCGATTTTGAGAATCGCATTTAGCGTCCATTCTTTTAAACaataaatttccatgacttttccggTTGTTTGTGATTATGAACaatattgcactcacaaagagcaatttcaagCGGATGATATATTTTAGAATTGTTAGTTCTCACTTATGTCAGTTCCAAAATGAACAGAATTGTCAACAGATGATCCACATTAGCTGTTTtctaaaaagtatatattttattacatattgAGGAAATATAACTTGTATGTATCTACCACTAAACAATCTAAAATGTATAGAACAATagacttactgagcactttattaggaacacctgtacacctacttattcatgcgattatctaatcagccaatcgtgtggcagcagtgcaatgcataaattcatgcagatacgtgtcaggagcttcagttaatgttcacatcaaccatcaaaatggggaaaatctcagtgatttcgaccatggcatgattgttggtgccagatgggctggtttgagtatttctgtaactgctgatctcctgggattttcacacacaacagtctctagaatttactcagaatggtgccaaaaacaaaaaacatccagtgagccgcagttctgtggatggaaataccttgttgattagagaagtcaatggagaatggccagactggttcgagctgacagaaaggctacggtaactcagataaccactctgtacaattgtagtgagcagaatagcctCTCAATATGCACACatcatgtcaaaccttgaggcggatggattACAATagtagaagaccatgttgggcactttattaggaccataatgttccaaataaagtgcccaGTGAGTGTTTGCTATCAGTCATTGGCAACTCTTCTCTCTAGATATTGGTAATGGTGACTGAAAACCCCTAGTTGGTCGACCATTAATTTAAAACGCTTTATAAAAGCACCATTTATTACGTTTTTAATGTGTGAGGTAATTCAGTAAAGGttccttaaattattttttttttaaaaatgcatagtgGAAAttcttattataatttttattcttGCAATTATCAAATCCACTTACTGCAGTCACTATACTTCACATTATTTCAATGAAGTTCAAGAAGTCCAATTTATATTTCTGCGTCGAACCTACATTGTAGGTTATGCATAGCTATGGCAGTTACGGCATAGCCCAAGCCATAACCTGACATGCACCTCTCCAAAAAAGTAACAATGACAGCTTCTAAGCTTCAAAACGACACCCATTTTGTATTGGTCAAGCGAgtagttgttaaaggaatattccgggttcaatacaagttaagctcaatcgagcatttgtggcataatgttgattaccacaaaaaattatttcaactcgtctccttttctttaaaaaaagcaaaaatcaaagtaacAGTGAgatgcttacaatggaagtgaatggggccaatctttggagggtttaaaggacagaaatgtgaagcttatatttttataaaagcacttttctgtttaaactcatattatttgagctgtaaagttgtttaaatcgtcattttagggtttgatgacattacagcgtcattgtaaaattggctataactttacatgaaaatcatgttaacacacatattgtttacatcttgtggctattcttttgaaatagtgagtattttttttggggggcgggggatttttcccctttttctcccaatttggaatgcccaattcccaatgtgcttttaagtcctcgtggtcaagtagtgattcgcctcagtccgggtgcggaggacgaatcccagttgcctccgcgtctgagaccatcaacccgcacatcttatcacatggcttgagtgcgttgccatggagacatagtgcgtgtggaggattcacgccatGGGGcgcatgctcaactcaccacgcgccccaccttATAGCGAGCACGAGGAGTTTACCctatgtaactctaccctccctagcaaccgggccaatttggttgcttaggagacctggctggagtcactcagcacgccctgggattcgaactagcgaactccaggggtggtagagagcgtattttaccactgagctacccaggtccccctgaaatgtatttatttattttaaaacatttttaaagaaaagcaagtcaaaattaatttttgtggtaatcaacatcatgccacaaatgctgtagattgagcttaacttgtattgaccccggaatattcctttaattaatttgataattttGTTTCCAGCATGGAgcatcaaaatatttatttattattatttaagcgactcaagagcaagcatacagtatatgcctcaACATGTATAATGAATAATATATacctaaataaaaaaacatgttcacATATTAAGATGAACTAGGTTTTAATGCTACAATTCCATAAACACTTTTGAATCCACAAatgacattgcttttgtttatttatgaaattatttatGGAATTAAgttattttctctcaaaacactAGCATTTTGTCTGTGTACACTAATGTAAAACTATTAATGTATACCATCATTTAGGCCACTGCATAGCGACTACAGCGtaggtttgacgcagaagtataaatcgccCGTAAAaggaaaagtatttaaaaaaaaaattacaaattgtgACAGCTATGATGTCACTGATCATACTAATAccatgtaaacattttgtaatcTTATCTGATTGTAAGATTACAATTAATCAAGAGCATTATCATCTTAATGCGGTTAATGTTTACCTCTTTCAGAGTCGGATCTCTCGGAGGATACAGTGGATCCAAGGCTGTCATTACGCATCCGCTCTGTGCTGCCCTGCAGTTTCTCCAGCCGTATGCGCAGTTCTCTCTGCTCCCAGCGCAGACGATCCTTCAGCAGCTCTGCACGCTCATCCTGTTCCTGCAGTTTCTGGAAGAGCACATGAATATGTGATCGCATAATTGGCATAATGCACCACTACCTCACCAAATCGATTACTCTGTGTTGACAGACCAAATTTTTAACCAGTGCTTGTTTAAaaccaatatactgtatgtatatatttatataaatgcatTCAAATATTTATGACCTTTCTAGGTACCATAAAATTAGGGTGGTTCTGCATTGGTGTGTCTGCGTCGTTTTCGGAGTTCACAGCCAAAACACTAttgtattgagagaaaatgccttaatttcttaaataactgtacatttcataaataaacaaaggcaGTGCAGTtcgtggattcaaaagtatttattacatttttaaaccattAAAAACGAGTTCATCAAAGTATGTAGTATTTGGGTACATATTAtgtattatacatgttgcctacCATGAAGAGAGACAATAAATCAGACAATATATGCTTGCTTTTGActtgctttaataataataaataaatattgtggcATATCTGTATGCTCTGTGCTGAaaaaatttatcaaattaataaataactgcttgcttgaccaacacataatgggtgtcgttttaaagtGTAAACTCTTTACCATGCATTTAGGCAAAATAACCAACTCTTAACAGGtgctttttttaatctgctgacaaattagaagtgatccgttttcataacttatgaaatatgattatttactgtacaccatactgtcaaacCATCATACTGATCAGAAAGTTCGAGTAGAATACGACGAGTATCGTTTCACTCACATACCAGATATGTATTGAGTAAAAGACCcgagaaaacaaaaaaatcacagagtttataaattgtaaacaaatgtgTCTTTTGTTGCGTTTTCgcttgtttaatgaaataaacagaatataaaaacagctgaTGCTCACAAAAAACTAAACAAGTCCAAACAAAATATGACACGATCACTGATCAGTGGATACATAAGATGCGTagataaaataatcttggagaaaatgcgacgctacctcagatatctttttttttttttggtcatccTGGGGGGCAGTCTCTAGTAACacagtggaccaatcacagctgtgtGGTCTGCGTCGATGTGACGTGCAGTTACATTTTTGAGAAGGTGCACATCAGGCTACGGCGTAGGttcgacacagaagtataaatcagcctttatgTTTATTACAGGTCATTTCTGCTCACCTTGATGTGCATCTGTGCTTGTCTAAGCAGGTTGAGGGTCGTGTTTCTCACTGAATCAGAGGATAGAGGAACCTGCTGCTTTAACTGCTCCAGAAAATGTCTCAACTGAGCTCTCctacaaacaacaaaacacaaaccaCAAAGACATTTAATGTCACCTCTACCTTTAAGCAGCTGCTAAGACTAATGAAATAAGAAACTGAAGCACAGAATttaaaactgtatatatttaaagtaCCTGTGTTTCTCCAATTCATTGTGAACAGACCTGAAACACAAACAAACCGTTTTAATTTGCTGTAATAGCCAGACATTGGTCATCAATGGCCatgacattttctaaagaaaaatgttagtggtgcttgctcaaGCAAAAGTCatcaccatgatgctagggtgttatggatgTTTGCCAAGCATTGCTATGCGGGTGCTAAGGAGTTCTGACTAATTTTTAGAACATTGCTATGCTATTTCTAAAATATTCTGGATGGAATCTTACAATCAAAAGAGCCAAgcccgggggcctgggtagctggtaaaagatgctggctaccacccctggagttctagttcgaatcccagggcatgctgagtgactccagccaggtctcctaagcaaccaaattggcccggttgctagggagggtacagtaacatggggtaacctcctcgtggtcgctataatgtggttcgttctcggtggggtgcgtggtgagttgagcacggatgccgcggtgggtggtgtgaagcctccacacgcgccatgtctctACTTGTGGTCAATTCTGATCTTTAGATATGGCCGGGGTGCTTCCCCGGCCATATCTaacagaccactgcaaaatgatcagtttctctggattaactatttataggtatgtgttggagtaaaatgaatatttttgttcacaaagacaaatctgcccgattccagccttgcttaAGTACTCCCAGATCATcatcgatcctccaccaaatttcacagtgggtgcgagacactgtggcttgaagggctctccaggtctccatctaaccattagacgaccaggtggaggatcggtgatgatctgtggtgcttcagcaaggctggaatcgggcagattcgtctttgtgaaggacgcatgaatcaagccacgcacaaacttgcttccttctgctctgacaattttctctaactctgaggattgttttttccagcaggacaatgctccatgccacacagccaggtcaatcaaggtgtggatggaggaccacccgatcaagaccctgtcatggccagcccaatatccagacctgaaccccattgaaaacctttagaatgtgatcaagaggaagatggatggccacaagccatcaaacaaagccgagctgcttgaatttttgcagcaggagtggcataatgtcacccaacagcaacgtgaaagactggtagagagcatgccaagatgcatgaaagctgtgattgaaaatcagggttattccaccaaatattgatttctgaactgaagttaaaacattagtattgtgttgtttaaaaatgaatatgaacttgttttctttgcattattcgaggtctgaaaacactgcatcttttttgttattttgaccagttgtcattttctgcaaataaatgctctaaatgacaatatttttatttggaatatggaagaaatgttgtcagtacattataaaacaaaaatgttcattttactcaaacacatacctataaatagtaaatcccgagaaactgatcattttgcagtggtctaaattttttccagagctgtatgtatgtatgtatgtatgtatatattatatatatatatatatatatatatataaaaacttttttgCCTACTATTTTTGCTAGCTATTATATAGTATGTAGGATACAAAGGGGCTAAAGGCACTGCGGggtaatttgattttattttctcccaaaacattaaatagcaacaaaatctatcacagcactttcctaaacacctgtttgtccaTATGCACAGCAAATTTTTCCttatccatgagatctttgcatgtggtgtctaaagtttgattgaGGCAATTTTatctcatttttatatattttttttaaaatgttgcaaaactgtgtagctaatgaaaatccctgaaatgttcacatttattttgagacaaaatacttatttatcattttcagttttgttcaaggtgattcaatcagacattttttaatgactgtccaataagtgaaaagatagtatttggggttaaaagcccccctgttgcaggtgctaaaggcccccataaaacacattgttttttttaaagtggggcgaatagatttgttatgaaaaatgttcaaagtgggctcatattgactgatccaatcacaatggagattaatttgtttacagaACACTTGAGTTGTGATGAAATGTTAAATGTGATTGTAATTAACAGAAAACGTTCAACCCTTTTcaaaagtggttattttgaagcatcatcttaattttttactcaaaaaaaaGACAacttttgccctataactattttCCCAATATTTACATATCATCACTATAAACCCCATGGGGACCGTTTACCCCAAAATCCCTGGCCaccttcaaaataaataaaataaataaataaattccattattatttcttttcaaatgATGCTGCTCCATcaataatctataaaataaaataaaattatttaaaaaaaataaaatataaaaataataattataattgatacactttgtgaccagacaTAAAGTACCACTAAATAAGATATTTTCTACATATCAATACCTTATTTGCATAGGTTATTGTTAGACAGAGTTATCATATGATGAGTAGAGCATACAAAAGCCATCAACAAACAAAAGAGGACACCTTACACACACTCACCTGCTGTTCCCGGGTAAATGAGTCTTTGatttctgtttctttctcttaTCTGTAACCTCTTTACTGATGAATGGTAACACTGAGGCATAACCGTGTTCAGCCTCTGCAAACAAATACATAATGCACAACATGAGTGATCAATAACACAGCCTACTTCCTTTAGTAGAAAATGCTTGTACATATGGTTAACATAAGTCACTTTagtacatttacacacacaactgAACGGACGTTTATGACTGTTATAGTGAAGTGTTTACTCAACTATATGTCCGCAACCTCCATCAAATCAGCTGTTTTGAGACCGCTTTCTGGTTTTGGCGCCATCGAATTGTTTGATACAATGTTTCCAGCGGTACGCTACACAGTAACAATGTATCCAGGGAATAAGTTATGTCACGGTCAACACATTCTAACTACAGTATAATAACGGGCAACGCTGCTACATTTTCAAATCTATGACGATTTCGCGCCTTTGTGTACAATACAGAACTGAAATGTAGGTCACCGGACCAAACACAATACTATAAACATAAGACCCCTTTTATTAACTCTGCAAAAACACAAAAGGACCTTTGCAACAAGGAACCCCCACTCAGAACCCCCATGGAAAAATCAATGAGTGTAAACATTAAGGAATGTTTGAAAAATACACGCAAACGGCAGACTGTCCTTAACGGCTTCGGTTTCACTGCAAACAAGATGAGAAGGAAATAAGCCGTGTGATACCTCTTTCCCTGCGCTCCAAATATTCCGCTGCCTGCAGGAGCACTTGAATGTTGCACGCATTTACCTCCATTCTTTTGACAAACAATATTAATAGCCGCCAAACAGCGAGCGAGACTGATCTATTGAAGTGAAGAGAACAGTTTGGCTGATCCAGTTCGCCACGTCATACGCGTCACTCATCACGCCCTCCACGCTCACAGAACGACCGCTCCCTTCATTCGAGACCAAAACAACACATAAGAATAATAACAGTTGTGCTTTACTATTGATTGGGGAGCTAAAAAAGCTTAAAATGAAAATGGGGAAACTTAAACTTGAGATATGGGGCAAGTTTTATTCTGCAAACATGCAAAAGTCAATTCAAACTATTGAACTTGAGAAGTGTAGGACAAAAACTGGAATCctgtgagcttttattttgtgaCACTTTGTGATGCTCAGACAAAAACAGGTGCATAAAACCTTACATGACTTATACTAAAAATACATAGGCCTAATTGTTAACATATTCGACACAAAACAACAGATATTATAATCATATTATAATCAGATTTTCTAATGATACTGATAATCATATAGACATTATAAccatatttttaaacataaaacacTACGTCAATacctatatataaaataaaataaaaaaaaaaatatatatatatatatatatatatatatatatatatatatatatatatatatatatatatatatatatacacactggcggccagaagtttggaataatgtacagattttgctcttatggaaagaaattggtacttttattcaccaatttggcattcaactgattacaatgtatagtcaggacattaataacatgaaaaattacaatttgaaatttttttatttctttaactacttcaaagagttctcatcaaaaaatcctccatgtgcagcaatgacagctttgcagatctttggcattctagctgtcagtttgtccagatactccaggtgacatttcaccccacacttcctgtagcacttgccatagatgtggctgtcttgtcgggcacttctcacacaccttacagtctagctgatcccacaaaagctcaatgggtttaagatccataacactcttttcaaattatctgttgtccaatgtctgtgtttctttgcccactctaaccttttctttttgtatttctgtttcaaaagtggctttttctttgcaattcttcccataaggcctgcagccctgagtcttctctttactgttgtacatgaaactggtgttgagcgggtagaattcaatgaagctgtcagctgaggaaatgagaggcatctatttctcaaactagagtctctgatgtacttatcctcttgtttagttgtacatctggccttccacatctctttctgtccttgtttgagccagttgtcctttgtctttgaagactgtagtgtacacctttgtatgaaatcttcatttttttttagcaattttgggcaatttcaagcattcattcctcaaaacaatgattgactgatgagtttctagagaattctgttccttttttgccatttttgacctaatattgaccttaagacatgccagtctgttgcatactgtggcaactcaaaaacaaacatgatgttaatcttcatttaacaaaccaaatagctttcaactgtgtttgatataatggcaagtgattttctagaacaaaattagcaatttagcatgattactcaatgataaggtgttggagtgatgactgctggaaaaggGGCCTGtccagatttgatcaaaaatgacttttttcaaatagtgatggtgttgtttttacatcagtaatgtcctgactatactttgtgatcagttgaatgccagtttggtgaattaaagtaccaatttccttccgaaacagcaaaatctgtacattattccaaaattttggccaccagtgtatatatattgcacgtaaacaattaaaaaatacctACTGAACTTGAGTAATCAAAGGACAAAAACTGGAATActgtgagcttttattttgtgaCTCTTTTTAGTGCTGGAAAACAGGCCTATTACTAAAATAGGTATAGCTACTGTGCATAAAACCTTACATGACTTATAGTAAAAATACACAGGCCTACTtgtgaacatatttaaaaatg from Myxocyprinus asiaticus isolate MX2 ecotype Aquarium Trade chromosome 22, UBuf_Myxa_2, whole genome shotgun sequence includes the following:
- the LOC127412859 gene encoding max dimerization protein 3-like; translation: MEVNACNIQVLLQAAEYLERREREAEHGYASVLPFISKEVTDKRKKQKSKTHLPGNSRSVHNELEKHRRAQLRHFLEQLKQQVPLSSDSVRNTTLNLLRQAQMHIKKLQEQDERAELLKDRLRWEQRELRIRLEKLQGSTERMRNDSLGSTVSSERSDSEREDVEIDVESIVWTLESDGLGSSHAEADHSYSTSDHAWL